CAGTACTGTCTGTCTGCACAGTACTGAGGTGCTATAAAAGCAGGCAACAGCAGAAACCAGTGGCTTTACAAAAATATGGAAtagtaaatggataaaaagtcattttataCGCACAAACTGTcattctataataaatataaaatggttAGTATTGTGttagaaaaggaataaaacactttagcacatgctactgtataatataataaaatataatatttataaatatcagACTAAATGTTCTGCTTTTTCCCTTCTCACCTCAACTGAACAACAAATATTAATACACAAAACTCtttaaacacagtaacacaagtTTAGAATAAAACCcaagaccctggagctgtgagacaaTAACTTAAGGCGTGATATAAGTCTGGTGTGATGGAGCCTTGGCCAGTCAGGGGAGGGAGTTTGTGTAAAGCAAAGCATAGTGAGACCAAGTGAGACAGAAGAAGAGTCTAATATTTATAGGAAAAAAGGTCAGGACTGATGGAGCTGTGGTGTAGAGCCCTGCGCGGGATAAACCCGCACCCGCCCGCTCCCGCTGAATTTCTGACCAGGACCGCCCACGCCCGCAAGCTGCGTGTTCCACTCCCACCCACTCCCGCCCACTCCCACCCACTCCCGCCCACTCCCGCCAACTCCCACCCACTCCCGCCCACTCCCACCCACTCCCGCCCACTCCCGCCCACTCCCGCGTATTTTTTCTTGAGAGCTTGTGAAAATTTTGATTGTATACAAATGATCAGACTAATTATTAGTTCAGGCTAATGTCCAgaataacagaattaaacatGATTCCATTTAAATATGATAAATTAATACTAAACCAAAGCAACACACCtgacaaaaacatttgttttttattataaaacattaaccGTTTTAACAAAACCACAACTAGCGGCACCTCATTTTTTAAACGTACTGCATGATACACAGACCAAATGATTAACTGTTAACAACTGTGCTTTTTCCTCAATATGTCGAGACACGGTGGTTGGATGTGGCAGCGCATCTCTCACATCAAATGTACCAAATTTATCGGCTACGTTAACAAGGTGCCGAACTATGTCAACAAAGCCATTCCCGGCAACAATGTCATACGGTCTAATATCTTTACAGCAAAGTGCGACACATTTTTGGAGAATGAGAGCTTGCTTTGACCAATGAGAACTGTGCAGGTTTGTCGCCTGAGGCCAGACGTGCCAGATTTATGTCCGTTGTAAATtaacacattttcacatttattgcAACTTACGAAGTTTcccatttttttcagtgacaaTTGAGAATTGTGTCCAGATGTCTCACTTGCCTTGCTTTGCTTTTGTCAAGCAAACAGCTGCTTTAATCTTCTTCTCAATGTCACGTGTTGACACCATTCTTATTATTAGGCTACACGCCACCGGGGCAAAGGTGAAACCGCCCGCTCCCGCGAGATTTGCGTTGGGTCCCGCGGGAGCCCAATCCCAATGCAGCCCTCTACTGTGGTGCTGTTGTGAACTCAGGAGCTTCTTAAATGGCTTATAATTACAACCTTATTTACAGACTAACTGTCTACTATAAACTTTTCTTACACTTTCATATCCAAAGTGATTTACAATTGGGGCAAAATACAAGCAAAGCATTCAGCTGCATGCTACAGTAAGTGTCTTGCTCTGGGGTTAGACTCCTGGGATTAAAGCTCAACGCCTTCCAGCAACAAGAGCAAATTCTCTACTGCAGAAACACTAAGCTAAAATACATCCTTTTAAAACCTCCACATGTTCGGTTCAAGATGTTCAGCCATCAGGATAACGACGGTTTTCTCCAGCTTTACAAACTTTACTCCAAACAAACATTCAGCATCCTTTACATCCAACATGCCTTGTGTAATGAGACCCCGGGAATTTTAAGACTTCACCTCAAATGTTTATTCGtcaataaaatcaaaaattcACTGCCATCGAAACagtatgataataataataattcatgtgGTTCGTTCCTTTTGGAAAATCGACCCATTCATCCGATCAGCTAAACTAAATATTATCAGGATTTGACACGATGCACAGCATGAGAACGATTGAAGGgcgaagaaaaaagagaaagctgTGGAGTCCAGTGTTCACAGATAATGATAAGAACAGTGATCTACTTCTATCTGTGGTTTATCTGTTCATGAGTTAGGTTTATTCAGCAGGTCGGCTCTGCTTGTCGAGGTGCTGTGATGAAaaggatcatcatcatcatcatcaagatCATCCAGGGCCGTGAAGATATACGACGGAAGTCTATGTAATGAAGGTTTGtctgtatattaaatattttaaagtttttttcaggtcatttgtgtgtgtgtgtgtgtgtgtgtgtgtgtgtgtgtgtgtgtgtgtgtgtagacagcaGGCTGCTCCGTTCTTTAGCTATTTGTTGAGCTACAAGTCAATAGTTGAACATCTCCCTGTTTCAGCAGCATGGTACGTGTTCTCTGGGTTTCGGTAACTTGAGCCTCGGTGCTTTAGAGGGTCAGCGGAGCAGGATGATGTGTTACACAATGCCTTCATTGCGTTTACTCCTCCACACCACCAGGGCTGTCATGAGCAGAGTGACCACAATGGGCACTATGATGAAGGGCCCTAAGATCCTGTTGGGTGGATCGTGAGGCAGGCGTCCTGTGGGCGAGCAGTTATGGAAGTAGTGTCTGTGCACACTGATGAAGAACTCGTCCACAAGCCTATTGGGCCAGAAACAGTTCATCTTCCAGGCCACCAGGAAAGTACAGTTTGTCAGCTCTCCATAGGACCTTCAggaaagagattaaaaaaaatctgattattaATATGTTCAGAAAAATCGgcataataaatacacatagaCCATGTAATTAGTCAGTAACCATTTTATCTCGGATCAGGGGGTGGAAATACACCCTAAATTATAATACACCTGCTGAAGTCATTTCTGAAGAAGGTGCCAGGAAATTTGGAGAACCGAGAATAAACCTACGAGGAcaacatgcacagaaactccGCAATTAACACAACGTCAGGATCTAACTGGGAATCTTAGGGCTGAACACACTGAACCACTGTAGTACAGAGTACTTACACACTTCCTGTGTACCATATCATTTATTTTGGACAATATATTCAACAGGTTGCATAATAAATTAGGCTGTTTGTCTATTATGTGAggataaataatcatttaaacctAATCAAGCTCACATGCttttatctgaaaaaaaaaactttacccCGAATcagtaataaatgtatatacacatacatactcagGCCATGTCTCAGtttctctcaccctccctcACGCCTCCACCCCATAGTGTCCTCCCCCGGCGGTCTATTTATAAGGCCATTCATTCTGTGTGGGACGCCTGGGATGACACAGCTGATAGAAACATTTAATCAGCACTCTCTTAAATTCCTGTACTACAACCTTCATCACTACATCCTtttggaataaaacatgactaaaTGTGGGATGGCAGTGCAGCACTGTCAAGTTTGAGAGTAATCATAGGAGTGGGGACATAGGAGTGGGGACATAGGAGTAAAGACATAGGAGTGGGGACAGGAATAAAGACATAGGAGTGGGGACAGGAGTGGGGACATAGGAGTGGGGACATAGGAGTAAAGACAGGAGTAAAGACATAGGAGTGGGGACAGGAGTGGGGACATACAGTAAGAGTAAAGACAGGAATAAAGACATAGGAGTAAAGACAGGAGTAAAGACATAGGAGTGGGGACAGGAGTGGGGACATAGGAGTAAAGATATAGGAGTAAAGACAGGAGTAAAGACATAGGAGTGGGGACATAGGAGTGGGGACATAGGAGTGGAGACAAGGTGCTGTAATCTGAGATCTCAGATCCCTGAAGCATGATTACTGCACCTTTCTCTTGACTTTTAAAgcttctatttaaataaaatgtgaattctCATTTGATGTTTTTTGCAAGACTTTACATTAATAAACTTAATTCGATGTTAATACTGAACTGTTGTCTTGTTAACATATATATACGAGTCTGTAACGTCTATCTTTCTCTAGACCCATAATTAAATGTATGtcaaaaactaactaactaactaactaaataaataaacaaacaaataaataaataaataaaaaactagcaTAACCTTTTGGTTTCTGGGGAAAAGGGACAGGAAATGGATATTTACAGAGACGTGACAAAATATATCcctcaggacttttttttttctttcactgcagCAGCTGCTGGTTGCAGTTTAGGAGAAACGTCGACTCACAGCttcactttacatttacaaagtGAACTACATGAGAattcaaaatatttgaaaaagaTTGTTGATGAAATGAAGCCAAACTGAGGTACGCTATGCTacgctatgctatgctatgctatgctaagcTATACTATGCTAGCATTCAGACCGGCTGCGTTTgtacatttcacactttttccATAAGAACTGTgacactcattttctacaaaTCTGTATTTCAATAGAGATGAAAATTCTGTGCATTTAGAAATAATGTGATTTCTCTATAAACACCTAAAGCAGCACTTGTAGTGAGCTACTCATCTTCTAAAATACATGAGCATATGGTGCCATATGTTATGGGTTTGTTTGAGAATCCTaaagcagatgtcactcccagGAGCCAGTGGATCGAGTTTCCGAACGGTTTAACGCCACTAAATATATCTGACAAGAGAACCGGAGACAAATATCAGCACATGATAGTGCTGTGACCACAACACCGCTGACTTTAACACTTATTAACTTGAGAATTGCACAGGAATTAAATATGAAGACAGAATTCTTTACATTATGTATTATAAGGCTCTGAACTTTCCACTGTAAATAACCTAAATCCTGCTTACATGAATTATTCTGAggaatgtttatatttaaacactAATGCGTACCATTGTGCATTACAGCCTGGAGCACACACACCGTGCCTTCACCATCACAGcctggagcacacacacaccgtgcctTCACCATTACAGCCTGGAGCACACACACTGTGCCTTCACCATTACAGcctggagcacacacacaccgtgcctTCACCATTACAGcctggagcacacacacaccgtgcctTCACCATTACAGCCTGGAGCACACACACCGTGCCTTCACCATTACAGcatggagcacacacacaccgtgcctTCACCATTACAGCCTGGAGCACACACACCGTGCCTTCACCATTACAGcatggagcacacacacaccgtgcctTCACCATTACAGcctggagcacacacacaccgtgcctTCACCATTACAGCCTGGAGCACACACACCGTGCCTTCACCATTACAGcatggagcacacacacaccgtgcctTCACCATTACAGCCTGGAGCACACACACCGTGCCTTCACCATTACAGcatggagcacacacacaccgtgcctTCACCATTACAGCCTGGAGCACACACACCGTGCCTTCACCATTACAGcatggagcacacacacaccgtgcctTCACCgctgtttgtctctctcacgCTCCCTCTTAAAGTCATTAATGTCACTAAGTGATACTAGATCGTTTGAGAGGTTTATAAAGGCTCTTTGGCCTGACTGTGTTCCACTGGTAGCTGTGTGCAGAGCTCATAGAAGTGATCCTGCAAGCCTCGGCATCTAGTATGTGCCGGACTGAGCAGATAGAGGGGAGAAGCTGCTGCCTGGAGAAGATCGACTCGACAGCTCTGAAAGGTCAGATACATCTGGGATAAACATCTTCTATAAGAGATGTACTGCTAAAgtataatgttgttgttgtagtgtaAAACTGCTGCaataatacacatacacacacacacacacacacacacacacacattttaatgtgATATTCATGACTGCTACAAGAACCTGGCCATATACTCCACGGAGTCCCTTGAGTCCTTCTTTCCTCGTTCCTTCTGTTCCTTCTGTTCCTTCTGTCCCATACCTCAGCCTTAGCAAACTCAGCTTAAATATACAATCTAATTCCCAAGAACCCTTAAATATGAGAAAATGTCAGTAATTCGCTGTGTCATGAGCTCCAGCCAGCAGGGAGTCCATATATTTACCATCATATTTCAGGTGATTTTATGCAGCACGTCAGAGTTTGTTATAAAACCTCCTGGACCTGATCCCAGGTCAGTTTCCGCAGTGATGATGGGGATGGATGCAGCTGTTGTTGTCTATGACACCGAATGGACTCCCAGATCTGAAACACTTCCTTGACCTGAGCTTATTTTAAACTGCTGGAAACATTGCGTACATGCTGAACATTCAGACAGTCTGTAtgtaaatgacatcaattaaataaaatatttaaatagaattcAACtaggtgggttggcactccgtccagggtgtatcctgccttgatgcccgatgacgcctgagataggcacaggctccccgtgacccgaggtagttcggataagcgattcACTCTGTGGTTCTCTTTTTTCGGCTTCTCTCTCATTTCCCTCGTGAACTTTTTGACGTCTCCTTGCTGCAGATTCGTCTAAGCGCTGTTCTCGAGGCGAGGGAGTgaaacagagctctgtttcAAAGTGGTGGAtttagcaacaaaaaaaagatggatTGGGATCTGGACCTCTACGAGCTGTTTTTTAGTGTGATCAGTGGAAGAAGCTGTAGCCTGGTTGAACATTACAGCCACAATACATGAAGTTCACCGGGTCTAAAATCTCATATCGGTCCTGTGTGTTTACTTCTGTATTTACATCTtcaaaatacattattaattaaaggtggggtctccgttgtttgagaaatgcttcggaaaactgcgtcgggccgccaaacaaaacaaaaacaaaactaacgtgtagccaatgagcagaaaggggcgtgtcttgtcaatatgggcagagagagtgttcagtgcgcatgtgtgacattagcagaaagcggttttaacattgacatggaggataaaaacaaagaaagaaagagaagaaagacttacgataaggtaagaagtaggacgtgttaatataggatcagctttccagcgctggagagaactgaacgtcttccgtgtgaaacggagctaaacctttcacggtaaaacacacagtactacaaacaCATGTGTATTACCGtaatattactcattgtgttcatttattgataaaaatctcCCCTCgtccagccgccccagcaggttcagccattatacttgggttattcttgtctggtgtatgtgtggggcggagctataaaaacaggggtgggacccatttgggttaggggcgtgtttgttttggtgatttcaaatgtcaacattggcttttaaacaacggagaccccacctttaacctcaggttatacagtatattcaactCTATCTGTATCTATAGAgttgatttctttaaaaatatataaatgtagacGTATCTAATTGTCTATAGGCAATAAAACCTGTGATGAGCTGTTAGTAACTTAAACAGATGCAGACTGAACACAATTAGCCTTTTTATGTTCTATTCTCTATGTGGGAagagattattttatataaatgtctcTCACCCTAGTGTCACTTTGTGATTTTTCTCCTCAGGGTTCAGAGAGTTTCTTCTTTAGTGTCACACTGCATGTATTTATATCTCAACAGACCTGTAGTTCACTGATCGGTGTAGTCGCTGTAGCGGTGTCAGTAATTCTTTGTGTATAAACCATCATTACTGCAGCTCTTTCTTTAAGCTGGTGACTTTGtcctatgtgcactacagagcaGGGAAGAAGAAGATCTCGTATGAACCTTGTCATGAGAGTGCACATGGGTGCACATTAGGGccgggcgataaaacgataacgatatgtatcgtgatagacacgtgatcgatatcaatataaaatgtgttcgataaaacgttcaatattttttattctttgtcggaagaaaacagaggttgcgaagtgacagttaagtgttcattgtgactttagacttatgttacattataattattggagttttcctgcttgttgacatttctgtcttaataactgaggggattacgatcagaggaaggttaagtttaaaataaaaaggtttaaatgtaatatatttttctcctggtccttattttaaagaaatgggtcataaaaatatcaataattttcgatatcgaccgatatgaaacactgatatcgtgatacagttttcagtcATATCGCCCACCCCTAGCCCCCAGATTACGGCTCCTGCGTGTAGTCGACACCTTTAAGATTGCTAGATTTTTAAGTAGAACCCTTTAGCTGAGAGCCTTTAAAACACAAACTGTGGGTCTGGGGTTAGATAATGATTCTCACTCGAGCCTGAGCCGTACGACACAAATACACTTACATCGAGGGTCAGAATCTCATGAGACCGAGACACGGCAGATTCAGTACGTCAGTATGTAGACGTCAACTCTGAATACGGCCCTAAGGGAGAAACAGACTAtttcacaataataatatttattaataataataatagtaataaaattagTGCAGCAGTAATTCAGGTCTGTTATagaaatgaataatatatatatatatatatatatatatatatatatatatatatatatatatatatatatacacgatTCCTGAGAAATAAATGAAGTAAACAAGAGGAAAACAGAGCTGCAGGTCCTCCGTACCATGTTGATGAAATGCAGTTGGAAAAATAATCACATATCTCTTTAATATCAGACCTTTTTATCTAACGCACGtctaataatacataatatataactttatatatacAACCTAATGGCTATGGCATTGATTAATGTACTAAATTAATGTTGTACTTTAGTCTGTTTATGAACATCAggcttttgtatatttttaatccAGGATGCCAAGACTAATGTTTTACCCCTGAGTGTATTTTGCTCTATGGCTCTGTGTCTCCTGCTGCAAAGCACAACTAAAATTCAGTGCCAGTGGCCAAGGTCAACCACGTCCATCACAGCAAACATTACTCACGGTTAGCATAACAAATGACTCACTGTTGAAAGGAGAGACAAACAAACCTGATAAACAAGTCAAACTTTCAGTGTGTCTAATTAACAGCATTAACattaacccacacacacctctgagcacactacatttaaaattaaatgccTGGGAACAATGCGAGAGATACAGACAGCATGCAGAGCTCCGACATTTTCACTGTGTACCTGTCAGTACGTCACCTTCTGTGTGGTGGTTTAACTggaaaaaacacagtgtgtgttcattatCTGACCACAGATTCCACACAATGTGTTTAGTTTCTGATTATCCTGGAGCCAAACTgtcaagctgtgtgtgtgtgagtaagtgtgtgtgtgtgtgtgtaagtgtgtgtatgcgagagagaaagagagagtgtgtgtgtgtgtgagtgtgtgtgagtgagtgaatgagtgagtgagtgagtgtgtatgcgagagagaaagagagtgtgtgtgtgagtgagtgagtgagtgtgtgtgtgtgtatgcaaaagagaaagagatagagtgtgtgagtgtgtgtgagtgagtgtgtgtgtgtgtgtgtgtgtgtgagtgtgtgtgtgtgtatgcgagagagaaagagagagtgagtgtgtgtgtgtgtgagtgagtgtgtgtgtgtgtgagtgagtgtgtgtgtgtatgcgagagagaaagagagagtgagtgtgtgtgtgtgtgtgtgagtgagtgagtgtgtgtgtgtatgcgagagagaaagagagagtgagtgagtgtgtgtgtgtgtgtgtgtgtgtgtgagtgagtgtgtgtgtgtgtgtgagtgagtgtgtgtgtatgcgagagagaaagagagtgtgtgtgtgtgtgtgagtgagtgagtgagtgagtgtgtgtatgtgagagagaaagagagagagagagtgtgtgtgtgtgtgtgtgtatgcaaaagagaaagagagagagtgtgtgagtgtgtgtgagtgtgtgtgtgtgtgtgtgtgagtgtgtgtgtatgcgagagagaaagagagagtgagtgtgtgtgtgtgtgagtgagtgtgtgtgtgtgtgtgagtgagtgtgtgtgtgtatgcgagagagaaagagagagtgagtgtgtgtgtgtgtgtgtgagtgagtgagtgtgtgtgtatgcgagagagaaagagagagtgagtgtgtgtgtgtgtgtgtgtgtgtgtgtgtgtgtgtgtgagtgagtgtgtgtgtgtgtgagtgagtgtgtgtgtatgcgagagagaaagagagagtgagtgtgtgagtgtgtgtgtgtgtgagtgtgtgtgtgtgtgtgtgagtgtgtgtgtgtgtgtgtgtgtgtgtgagtgtgtgtgtgtgtgtgagtgtgtgtgtgtgtgtgtgagtgtgtgagtgtgtgtgtgtgtgtgtgtgtgtgtgtgtgcgcatcttATAGTTTATCTGCTAATGGAGTGACTAGCAGGTTTCACTGGTGAATACATTTCTGTCTGCTGAATAAAGAGCGATGCTCCTCAGAAAGAGCTGATTTCTTGAAGTTATCTACAAACTGATGGAGGTTCAGCAGCTTTGCGCAGAAGCATAACAGCAAAAAGACGACAAGAAGAGAGATCAGATGTAGAGCAAGAGGCAACTGTATGGTGACACTAATATTTACTGCTAACTGTGCTGGAGCAACtgggacaaaacaaaaaagtattaaCTGTACCAACTATTCAACAGAAATCACTTCAACAGTTTCAACATTTCCAGCAGCAGGATGATGAGTGAAAGGTCACtgagaacaaaacaaatcttcatCCCTAGAGACAGAATAgtgtgacagagtgacagactCCTGACCCTTGACTTGCCTTGACTGCGAGCGAGCCACAGCGATGTTAACCCTGGTGCTTCAGCTGCTCCAGTTATACCACAGAGACACAGGTTTCCATTCATAAAGATTCTCAGAATGATCTCAGTGAGCTCCTAAATTAGCTTAAAAACCTCTAACTATGAATCTTAAGTGTGATTCAGGACTCAAATTTActcactaggagaaactctttacactgaGAATGTTCATGAAGATGGACCCTGATGTTTTGGACATGTTCTAACCCTGTTGTATAGCCGTCACAATTTGGTACTTGTTAAAGTCACACAGATCTTTACTCTTGCCCATTTCTCCTGCCTCCAACACATTAACTTCAAGACCTGGCAGCTCCCAAGATGCCACAGGAATATATCCAAGTTAAAAAGGGACAATCGATGTTATTTAACTTACCTGTTAAAAcctgtggttttaatgttatggcagattcgtgtatatatatttgtgtgtgtgtgtgtctgtgtgtgtgtctatctgtctgtctgtctgtgtgtgtgtgtgtgtgtctgtctgtctgtgtgtgtgtgtgtgtgtgtgtgtgtgtctgtctgtgtgtgtgtctgtctgtgtgtgtgtgcgtatctgtctgtgtgtgtatgtctgtgtgtctgtgtgtgtgtgtctagttgtgtgtgagtgtctgtgtgtgtgtgtctctgtgtgtgtgtatgtgtgtgtgtgtgtgtgtgtgtgtgtgtctgtctgtctgtgtgtgtgtgtgtgtgtgtgtgtgtgtgtgtgtgtgtgtgtgtgtgtgtgtgtgtgtgtgtgtatgtgtgtgtgtgtctgtgtgtgtgtctgtctgtctgtgtgtgtgcgtg
The genomic region above belongs to Tachysurus vachellii isolate PV-2020 chromosome 8, HZAU_Pvac_v1, whole genome shotgun sequence and contains:
- the ramp1 gene encoding receptor activity-modifying protein 1 — its product is MMRTSGVLPARRHAAVCVILASLSAVAMACNSYYEDAIKELCLAKFKEDMEALDQGHWCSWEDTVESYGELTNCTFLVAWKMNCFWPNRLVDEFFISVHRHYFHNCSPTGRLPHDPPNRILGPFIIVPIVVTLLMTALVVWRSKRNEGIV